A window from Melopsittacus undulatus isolate bMelUnd1 chromosome Z, bMelUnd1.mat.Z, whole genome shotgun sequence encodes these proteins:
- the CNEP1R1 gene encoding nuclear envelope phosphatase-regulatory subunit 1, producing the protein MNSLDQAEDLKAFERRLTEYIACLQPATGRWRMILIVVSVCTATGAWNWLIDPETQKVSFFTSLWNHPFFTISCITLIGLFFAGIHKRVVAPSIIAARCRTVLAEYNMSCDDTGKLILKPRPHVQ; encoded by the exons ATGAACTCGCTCGACCAGGCTGAGG ATCTCAAAGCTTTTGAAAGAAGACTTACTGAATATATTGCATGTTTGCAACCAGCTACAGGACGTTGGAGAA tGATTCTGATAGTGGTGTCGGTCTGCACAGCGACTGGTGCCTGGAACTGGTTAATAGACCCAGAGACACAAAAG GTGTCATTTTTCACATCACTTTGGAATCATCCATTTTTCACAATTAGTTGTATTACCCTAATAGGCTTATTCTTTGCTGGAATACATAAAAGAGTGGTGGCACCATCAAT TATAGCAGCCCGATGTCGAACTGTTTTGGCAGAATATAACATGTCCTGTGATGAT actggaaaattaattttgaaaccTAGGCCTCATGTTCAATAA